The following are encoded in a window of Verrucomicrobiota bacterium genomic DNA:
- a CDS encoding PH domain-containing protein, translated as MQRSKRIPGIKEALMFKAETCETDDSKNVSRYQPKVDWWLTLCFVSLTASGSIASILQFSQGQQAIGLAILASVLIIGGLLALLGYPTTYAITEQHLEVRAGLFLKWNISLGTLREVFPILNIESAPAWSIKRLRINYTVYTNQAYILIAPEDSAGFLQEIVNRCPQLTQVDDRAVYRASLY; from the coding sequence ATGCAACGCAGTAAACGAATACCCGGGATAAAAGAAGCACTGATGTTCAAAGCAGAAACCTGTGAGACAGATGACAGCAAGAATGTATCAAGGTATCAGCCCAAAGTAGACTGGTGGCTCACATTGTGTTTCGTAAGCCTTACTGCTTCTGGGTCGATTGCAAGCATCCTTCAATTTTCTCAGGGGCAACAAGCAATCGGCCTCGCCATCTTAGCAAGTGTTTTAATTATTGGAGGACTTCTTGCTCTGTTAGGATATCCAACAACCTATGCTATTACGGAACAACATTTGGAAGTTCGTGCTGGTTTATTCTTAAAATGGAATATTTCTCTAGGAACACTTCGGGAAGTATTTCCTATCCTAAATATAGAAAGCGCTCCTGCTTGGTCAATCAAGCGTCTCAGAATCAATTATACCGTTTATACAAACCAGGCATACATCTTAATTGCGCCTGAGGATTCTGCGGGCTTTTTGCAGGAAATTGTTAACCGCTGCCCACAATTGACTCAAGTCGATGACCGAGCAGTCTATAGAGCCTCGCTCTACTAG